From the genome of Zalophus californianus isolate mZalCal1 chromosome 6, mZalCal1.pri.v2, whole genome shotgun sequence, one region includes:
- the SRSF5 gene encoding serine/arginine-rich splicing factor 5 isoform X1, whose amino-acid sequence MSGCRVFIGRLNPAAREKDVERFFKGYGRIRDIDLKRGFGFVEFEDPRDADDAVYELDGKELCSERVTIEHARARSRGGRGRGRYSDRFSSRRPRNDRRNAPPVRTENRLIVENLSSRVSWQDLKDFMRQAGEVTFADAHRPKLNEGVVEFASYGDLKNAIEKLSGKEINGRKIKLIEGSKRHSRSRSRSRSRTRSSSRSRSRSRSRSRKSYSRSRSRSRSRSKSRSVSRSPVPEKSQKRGSSSRSKSPASVDRQRSRSRSRSRSRSVDSGN is encoded by the exons ATGAGTGGTTGTCGAGTATTCATCGGGAGGCTAAATCCAGCGGCCAGGGAAAAAGACGTGGAAAGATTCTTCAAGGGGTATGGACGAATAAGAGATATTGATCTGAAAAgaggttttggttttgtg GAATTTGAGGATCCCAGGGACGCAGATGATGCTGTATATGAACTCGATGGAAAAGAACTGTGCAGTGAAAG GGTTACTATTGAACATGCTAGGGCTCGGTCTCGAGGTGGACGAGGTAGAGGACGCTATTCTGACCGTTTTAGTAGTCGCAGACCTCGAAATGATAGACG AAATGCTCCACCTGTAAGAACAGAAAATCGGCTTATAGTTGAGAATTTATCTTCAAGAGTCAGCTGGCAG GATCTCAAAGATTTCATGAGACAAGCTGGGGAAGTAACCTTTGCGGATGCACATCGACCTAAATTAAATGAAGG GGTGGTTGAGTTTGCCTCTTATGGTGATTTAAAGAATGCTATTGaaaaactttctggaaaggaaataaatgggagaaaaatcaaattaatcgAAGGCAGCAAAAGGCACAG TAGGTCACGAAGCAGGTCTCGTTCCAGGACCAGGAGTTCCTCTAGGTCTCGTAGCCGGTCTCGTTCCCGGAGTCGCAAGTCTTACAGCCGGTctaggagcaggagcaggagccgGAGCAAATCCCGTTCTGTTAGTAGGTCTCCTGTGCCTGAGAAGAGCCAGAAACGTGGTTCTTCAAGTAGATCTAAGTCTCCAGCATCTGTGGATCGCCAGAGGTCCAGGTCCCGATCCCGGTCAAGGTCCAGATCAGTTGACAGTGGCAATTAA
- the SRSF5 gene encoding serine/arginine-rich splicing factor 5 isoform X2, whose protein sequence is MSGCRVFIGRLNPAAREKDVERFFKGYGRIRDIDLKRGFGFVEFEDPRDADDAVYELDGKELCSERVTIEHARARSRGGRGRGRYSDRFSSRRPRNDRRNAPPVRTENRLIVENLSSRVSWQDLKDFMRQAGEVTFADAHRPKLNEGVVEFASYGDLKNAIEKLSGKEINGRKIKLIEGSKRHRSRSRSRSRTRSSSRSRSRSRSRSRKSYSRSRSRSRSRSKSRSVSRSPVPEKSQKRGSSSRSKSPASVDRQRSRSRSRSRSRSVDSGN, encoded by the exons ATGAGTGGTTGTCGAGTATTCATCGGGAGGCTAAATCCAGCGGCCAGGGAAAAAGACGTGGAAAGATTCTTCAAGGGGTATGGACGAATAAGAGATATTGATCTGAAAAgaggttttggttttgtg GAATTTGAGGATCCCAGGGACGCAGATGATGCTGTATATGAACTCGATGGAAAAGAACTGTGCAGTGAAAG GGTTACTATTGAACATGCTAGGGCTCGGTCTCGAGGTGGACGAGGTAGAGGACGCTATTCTGACCGTTTTAGTAGTCGCAGACCTCGAAATGATAGACG AAATGCTCCACCTGTAAGAACAGAAAATCGGCTTATAGTTGAGAATTTATCTTCAAGAGTCAGCTGGCAG GATCTCAAAGATTTCATGAGACAAGCTGGGGAAGTAACCTTTGCGGATGCACATCGACCTAAATTAAATGAAGG GGTGGTTGAGTTTGCCTCTTATGGTGATTTAAAGAATGCTATTGaaaaactttctggaaaggaaataaatgggagaaaaatcaaattaatcgAAGGCAGCAAAAGGCACAG GTCACGAAGCAGGTCTCGTTCCAGGACCAGGAGTTCCTCTAGGTCTCGTAGCCGGTCTCGTTCCCGGAGTCGCAAGTCTTACAGCCGGTctaggagcaggagcaggagccgGAGCAAATCCCGTTCTGTTAGTAGGTCTCCTGTGCCTGAGAAGAGCCAGAAACGTGGTTCTTCAAGTAGATCTAAGTCTCCAGCATCTGTGGATCGCCAGAGGTCCAGGTCCCGATCCCGGTCAAGGTCCAGATCAGTTGACAGTGGCAATTAA